Proteins encoded within one genomic window of Candidatus Roizmanbacteria bacterium CG_4_9_14_0_2_um_filter_38_17:
- a CDS encoding 30S ribosomal protein S12, producing MPTINQLVRYGRKTPKKKVKATALRKMYNSLTRKTREVPAPQKRGVVTLVKTMTPKKPNSALRKVARVRLSNRQEITAYIQGEGHNLGEHNVVLVRGGRVKDLPGVKYHLVRGTQDLEGVVGRKSSRSKYGTKKSGQSNAAAPARQSVQPAADVASATEEE from the coding sequence ATGCCAACAATAAATCAATTAGTTCGCTATGGTCGAAAAACACCTAAGAAAAAGGTTAAGGCAACGGCCTTGCGAAAAATGTATAACTCATTAACTCGCAAAACGCGTGAAGTTCCTGCCCCACAAAAGCGAGGCGTGGTGACGTTGGTTAAGACAATGACGCCAAAAAAACCAAATTCTGCACTTCGCAAAGTAGCTAGAGTACGTCTTTCTAATAGGCAAGAGATTACAGCGTATATTCAAGGTGAAGGACATAATCTTGGTGAGCACAATGTTGTGCTTGTCCGTGGAGGACGTGTCAAAGATTTACCAGGAGTTAAATATCATTTAGTTCGTGGTACTCAAGATTTGGAAGGTGTGGTTGGTCGCAAGTCTTCTCGTTCAAAATATGGGACTAAGAAGAGTGGGCAATCTAATGCTGCAGCACCAGCAAGGCAATCTGTACAACCAGCAGCAGATGTTGCGTCAGCCACGGAGGAAGAATAA
- a CDS encoding 30S ribosomal protein S7: protein MPRSKKAKIREPKPDPIYNSQMVTRLVNASMKSGKKKVVERHIYAALELIAGKDKQKDPIVILEAAIENVGPTKKVRPRRVGGASYLVPVSVSARQRLSLAMRWIVGAANSRSGPENRTYKAKLVAELLDAADNKGGAVEKKENMHKVAEANKAFAHFRW, encoded by the coding sequence ATGCCAAGATCTAAAAAAGCAAAAATTCGTGAGCCAAAGCCAGACCCTATCTATAATAGCCAGATGGTGACAAGGCTAGTTAATGCATCAATGAAAAGTGGTAAAAAGAAAGTGGTAGAACGCCACATTTATGCTGCTTTAGAGCTGATTGCCGGCAAAGATAAGCAAAAAGATCCAATAGTCATACTGGAAGCTGCTATTGAAAACGTAGGTCCAACTAAAAAAGTTCGTCCTCGGAGAGTGGGGGGAGCTTCTTACTTGGTGCCAGTTTCCGTAAGTGCCAGGCAGCGATTATCTTTAGCAATGCGCTGGATTGTGGGTGCTGCAAATTCTCGATCAGGTCCTGAGAATAGAACATATAAAGCTAAGTTGGTGGCAGAACTCTTGGATGCAGCAGATAATAAAGGTGGAGCAGTAGAAAAGAAAGAGAATATGCACAAAGTAGCTGAAGCAAACAAAGCATTCGCACATTTCCGCTGGTAA